A DNA window from Coffea arabica cultivar ET-39 chromosome 6c, Coffea Arabica ET-39 HiFi, whole genome shotgun sequence contains the following coding sequences:
- the LOC140008601 gene encoding chaperone protein dnaJ 72-like isoform X2, giving the protein MDHYKILGVQRNASKEEIKQAFRSLAMQFHPDKHADSPKHLRDTATVKFKQLSEAYEILTDDRKRADYNISRYGTSSSSSASSWNTGCNQNHGYAKNYGYGYGGNYTHDYTASRGKRAGPSLQFELLFRFLNARTFVRTATITGVLIGAIYLIDDGVDALWNTKNSGKSLEDALESIKEAKAVKDKS; this is encoded by the exons ATGGATCACTACAAGATTCTGGGAGTCCAGAGGAACGCGAGCAAAGAAGAAATCAAGCAAGCCTTTCGAAGCTTGGCAATGCAATTTCACCCAGATAAGCATGCCGATTCCCCCAAACATCTTAGGGACACAGCCACCGTCAAATTCAAGCAGCTTTCCGAAGCCTACGAGATACTCACCGATGATCGCAAGCGTGCCGACTACAATATCTCCCGCTACGGAACCTCCTCTTCTTCCTCCGCCTCCTCCTGGAATACTGGTTGTAATCAGAATCATGGGTACGCCAAGAATTATGGGTACGGGTATGGAGGAAATTATACCCATGATTATACGGCTAGTAGGGGCAAAAGGGCTGGTCCGAGTCTCCAGTTTGAGTTGCTTTTTCGGTTTCTCAATGCGCGGACTTTTGTTCGAACTGCGACTATAACTGg TGTTTTAATAGGTGCGATATATCTCATTGATGATGGTGTAGATGCCCTGTGGAACACAAAAAATTCTGGG AAATCTTTGGAAGATGCTCTGGAATCCATAAAGGAAGCCAAAGCAGTTAAAGATAAAAGTTAG
- the LOC140008601 gene encoding chaperone protein dnaJ 72-like isoform X1: MDHYKILGVQRNASKEEIKQAFRSLAMQFHPDKHADSPKHLRDTATVKFKQLSEAYEILTDDRKRADYNISRYGTSSSSSASSWNTGCNQNHGYAKNYGYGYGGNYTHDYTASRGKRAGPSLQFELLFRFLNARTFVRTATITGVLIGAIYLIDDGVDALWNTKNSGVNGMGFVAPEENIHSNVPFAFVNSMNPQKSLEDALESIKEAKAVKDKS; this comes from the exons ATGGATCACTACAAGATTCTGGGAGTCCAGAGGAACGCGAGCAAAGAAGAAATCAAGCAAGCCTTTCGAAGCTTGGCAATGCAATTTCACCCAGATAAGCATGCCGATTCCCCCAAACATCTTAGGGACACAGCCACCGTCAAATTCAAGCAGCTTTCCGAAGCCTACGAGATACTCACCGATGATCGCAAGCGTGCCGACTACAATATCTCCCGCTACGGAACCTCCTCTTCTTCCTCCGCCTCCTCCTGGAATACTGGTTGTAATCAGAATCATGGGTACGCCAAGAATTATGGGTACGGGTATGGAGGAAATTATACCCATGATTATACGGCTAGTAGGGGCAAAAGGGCTGGTCCGAGTCTCCAGTTTGAGTTGCTTTTTCGGTTTCTCAATGCGCGGACTTTTGTTCGAACTGCGACTATAACTGg TGTTTTAATAGGTGCGATATATCTCATTGATGATGGTGTAGATGCCCTGTGGAACACAAAAAATTCTGGG GTAAATGGGATGGGATTTGTAGCGCCTGAAGAAAATATTCATTCTAACGTGCCCTTTGCTTTCGTTAATTCAATGAACCCCCAGAAATCTTTGGAAGATGCTCTGGAATCCATAAAGGAAGCCAAAGCAGTTAAAGATAAAAGTTAG